A window of the Lates calcarifer isolate ASB-BC8 linkage group LG18, TLL_Latcal_v3, whole genome shotgun sequence genome harbors these coding sequences:
- the braf gene encoding serine/threonine-protein kinase B-raf isoform X2 codes for MAALSSAESPPPVFNGDTAEREPGRERGLEELGAGLDSSCSSGIPGGPQDEEIWNIKQMIKLTQEHLEALLDKFGGEHNPPSIYLEAYEEYTSKLDALQQREQQLLEAMGNGTDFSCSPSPTPALLEVKMGGCGVGGGAQAFPSAPNTLAVLQTPTDASRANPRSPQKPIVRVFLPNKQRTVVPARCGMIVRDSLKKALMMRGLIPECCAVYRIQDGEKKPIGWDTDISWLTGEELHVEVLENVPLTTHNFVRKTFFTLAFCDFCRKLLFQGFRCQTCGYKFHQRCSTEVPLMCVNYDQLDLLLVSKFFEHHPFTQEEVSSEGTTPVSEACPSLPPSDSTGSICHTTVSPSKSIPIPPSFRPNEEDHRNQFGQRDRSSSAPNVHINTIEPVNIDDLIRDQSLPRSDGGSTTGLSATPPASLPGSLTNVKVPQKSPCQTRERKSSSSSEDRNKMKTLGRRDSSDDWEIPEGQITLGQRIGSGSFGTVFKGKWHGDVAVKMLNVTAPTPQQLQAFKNEVGVLRKTRHVNILLFMGYTTKPQLAIVTQWCEGSSLYHHLHIIETKFEMIKLIDIARQTAQGMDYLHAKSIIHRDLKSNNIFLHEDLTVKIGDFGLATVKSRWSGSHQFEQLSGSILWMAPEVIRLQDKNPYSFQSDVYAFGIVLYELMSGALPYSNINNRDQIIFMVGRGYLSPDLSKVRSNCPKAMKRLMADCLKKKREERPLFPQILASIELLARSLPKIHRSASEPSLNRAGFQTEDFSLYACASPKTPIQAGGYGEFSAFK; via the exons ATGGCGGCGTTGAGCAGCGCCGAGTCTCCACCGCCCGTCTTTAACGGAGACACCGCGGAGCGGGAGCCGGGCAGAGAGAGGGGCCTGGAGGAGCTGGGCGCCGGGCTGGACTCCTCCTGCTCGTCGGGGATCCCCGGGGGTCCGCAGGATGAGGAG ATCTGGAATATCAAACAGATGATCAAGTTGACACAAGAACACTTAGAGGCTCTTCTGGACAAGTTTGGAGGAGAACACAATCCTCCCTCCATATATCTAGAG GCCTATGAGGAGTACACCAGTAAACTAGATGCCCTGcagcagagggagcagcagctgctggaggccATGGGGAACGGTACAGACTTCTCCTGCTCCCCTTCTCCCACGCCAGCCCTACTGGAGGTCAAGATGGGAGGTTGCGGAGTTGGAGGCGGGGCTCAGGCCTTTCCCTCAGCCCCGAACACCTTGGCTGTCCTGCAGACCCCCACCGACGCCAGCCGAGCCAACCCTCGCTCCCCACAGAAACCCATCGTTAGGGTCTTCCTGCCCAacaaacagagaacagtg GTCCCAGCTCGCTGCGGGATGATTGTGAGAGACTCGCTGAAGAAAGCTCTGATGATGCGAGGTCTCATTCCAGAGTGCTGTGCAGTGTACAGGATACAGGATGG AGAGAAGAAGCCTATTGGCTGGGACACAGACATCTCCTGGCTGACAGGAGAGGAGTTACACGTAGAAGTGTTGGAGAATGTtccactgaccacacacaacTTT gtgaggAAGACCTTCTTCACACTGGCCTTCTGTGACTTCTGCAGAAAGCTGCTGTTCCAGGGTTTCCGCTGTCAGACCTGTGGATACAAGTTCCATCAGCGCTGCAGCACTGAGGTTCCTCTCATGTGTGTCAACTATGACCAGCTAGA ctTGTTGTTAGTGTCCAAGTTCTTTGAGCATCACCCGTTCACCCAGGAGGAGGTGTCCTCAGAGGGAACCACCCCCGTGTCTGAGGCCTGTCCGTCACTCCCCCCATCTGACTCCACTGG GTCTATATGCCACACCACTGTGTCACCGTCCAAGTCCATACCCATCCCGCCCAGTTTCCGGCCCAACGAGGAGGACCACCGCAACCAGTTTGGCCAACGGGACCGTTCGTCCTCCGCCCCTAACGTCCATATTAACACCATTGAGCCTGTCAACATTGAT GACCTGATCCGAGATCAGAGTTTACCAAGGTCAGATGGAG GCTCCACCACGGGGCTGTCAGCCACACCACCTGCCTCTTTACCCGGCTCTCTGACCAACGTCAAGGTCCCACAGAAGTCACCATGCCAAACCAGGGAGCGCAAGTCGTCTTCCTCATCTGAGGATCGCAATAAGATG AAAACCCTGGGGAGAAGGGACTCCAGCGATGACTGGGAAATCCCAGAGGGTCAGATCACTCTGGGTCAGAGGATAGGCTCTGGGTCCTTTGGAACTGTCTTCAAGGGAAAGTGGCATG GCGATGTGGCAGTGAAGATGCTGAACGTCACTGCTCCCACGCCACAACAGCTTCAGGCCTTCAAGAATGAAGTGGGAGTCCTCAG GAAAACGCGTCATGTAAACATCCTGCTGTTCATGGGCTACACCACCAAGCCTCAGCTGGCCATAGTGACCCAGTGGTGCGAAGGCTCCAGTCTGTATCACCACCTACACATCATCGAAACCAAGTTTGAGATGATCAAGCTGATCGACATTGCCCGTCAGACTGCTCAGGGCATGGA ttacCTGCATGCCAAATCAATCATCCACAGAGATCTGAAGAGCAACA ATATTTTCCTCCATGAGGATCTGACAGTGAAGATCGGTGACTTTGGCCTGGCTACAGTCAAGTCCCGCTGGAGTGGCTCCCACCAGTTTGAGCAGCTGTCTGGCTCTATACTGTGGATG GCTCCAGAGGTGATCCGGCTGCAGGACAAGAATCCCTACAGCTTCCAGTCAGACGTCTACGCCTTTGGCATCGTGCTGTACGAGCTCATGTCAGGAGCACTGCCCTACTCCAACATCAACAACAGAGACCAG ATCATATTCATGGTCGGTCGAGGTTACTTGTCTCCTGACCTCAGTAAGGTGCGCAGCAACTGTCCGAAGGCCATGAAGAGACTGATGGCCGACTgcctgaagaagaagagagaggagcgACCTCTCTTCCCTCAG ATCTTGGCGTCCATCGAGCTGTTGGCTCGCTCATTACCCAAAATCCACCGCAGCGCCTCTGAGCCTTCGTTAAACCGAGCCGGCTTTCAGACGGAGGACTTCAGCTTGTACGCCTGCGCCTCACCCAAAACCCCCATCCAGGCCGGTGGCTACG GGGAGTTTTCGGCATTTAAGTAA
- the braf gene encoding serine/threonine-protein kinase B-raf isoform X1, translated as MAALSSAESPPPVFNGDTAEREPGRERGLEELGAGLDSSCSSGIPGGPQDEEIWNIKQMIKLTQEHLEALLDKFGGEHNPPSIYLEAYEEYTSKLDALQQREQQLLEAMGNGTDFSCSPSPTPALLEVKMGGCGVGGGAQAFPSAPNTLAVLQTPTDASRANPRSPQKPIVRVFLPNKQRTVVPARCGMIVRDSLKKALMMRGLIPECCAVYRIQDGEKKPIGWDTDISWLTGEELHVEVLENVPLTTHNFVRKTFFTLAFCDFCRKLLFQGFRCQTCGYKFHQRCSTEVPLMCVNYDQLDLLLVSKFFEHHPFTQEEVSSEGTTPVSEACPSLPPSDSTGSICHTTVSPSKSIPIPPSFRPNEEDHRNQFGQRDRSSSAPNVHINTIEPVNIDDLIRDQSLPRSDGAPPTHPARCLRKHRTRTSSPLLYSYPNDIVFDFEPEPVFRGSTTGLSATPPASLPGSLTNVKVPQKSPCQTRERKSSSSSEDRNKMKTLGRRDSSDDWEIPEGQITLGQRIGSGSFGTVFKGKWHGDVAVKMLNVTAPTPQQLQAFKNEVGVLRKTRHVNILLFMGYTTKPQLAIVTQWCEGSSLYHHLHIIETKFEMIKLIDIARQTAQGMDYLHAKSIIHRDLKSNNIFLHEDLTVKIGDFGLATVKSRWSGSHQFEQLSGSILWMAPEVIRLQDKNPYSFQSDVYAFGIVLYELMSGALPYSNINNRDQIIFMVGRGYLSPDLSKVRSNCPKAMKRLMADCLKKKREERPLFPQILASIELLARSLPKIHRSASEPSLNRAGFQTEDFSLYACASPKTPIQAGGYGEFSAFK; from the exons ATGGCGGCGTTGAGCAGCGCCGAGTCTCCACCGCCCGTCTTTAACGGAGACACCGCGGAGCGGGAGCCGGGCAGAGAGAGGGGCCTGGAGGAGCTGGGCGCCGGGCTGGACTCCTCCTGCTCGTCGGGGATCCCCGGGGGTCCGCAGGATGAGGAG ATCTGGAATATCAAACAGATGATCAAGTTGACACAAGAACACTTAGAGGCTCTTCTGGACAAGTTTGGAGGAGAACACAATCCTCCCTCCATATATCTAGAG GCCTATGAGGAGTACACCAGTAAACTAGATGCCCTGcagcagagggagcagcagctgctggaggccATGGGGAACGGTACAGACTTCTCCTGCTCCCCTTCTCCCACGCCAGCCCTACTGGAGGTCAAGATGGGAGGTTGCGGAGTTGGAGGCGGGGCTCAGGCCTTTCCCTCAGCCCCGAACACCTTGGCTGTCCTGCAGACCCCCACCGACGCCAGCCGAGCCAACCCTCGCTCCCCACAGAAACCCATCGTTAGGGTCTTCCTGCCCAacaaacagagaacagtg GTCCCAGCTCGCTGCGGGATGATTGTGAGAGACTCGCTGAAGAAAGCTCTGATGATGCGAGGTCTCATTCCAGAGTGCTGTGCAGTGTACAGGATACAGGATGG AGAGAAGAAGCCTATTGGCTGGGACACAGACATCTCCTGGCTGACAGGAGAGGAGTTACACGTAGAAGTGTTGGAGAATGTtccactgaccacacacaacTTT gtgaggAAGACCTTCTTCACACTGGCCTTCTGTGACTTCTGCAGAAAGCTGCTGTTCCAGGGTTTCCGCTGTCAGACCTGTGGATACAAGTTCCATCAGCGCTGCAGCACTGAGGTTCCTCTCATGTGTGTCAACTATGACCAGCTAGA ctTGTTGTTAGTGTCCAAGTTCTTTGAGCATCACCCGTTCACCCAGGAGGAGGTGTCCTCAGAGGGAACCACCCCCGTGTCTGAGGCCTGTCCGTCACTCCCCCCATCTGACTCCACTGG GTCTATATGCCACACCACTGTGTCACCGTCCAAGTCCATACCCATCCCGCCCAGTTTCCGGCCCAACGAGGAGGACCACCGCAACCAGTTTGGCCAACGGGACCGTTCGTCCTCCGCCCCTAACGTCCATATTAACACCATTGAGCCTGTCAACATTGAT GACCTGATCCGAGATCAGAGTTTACCAAGGTCAGATGGAG CCCCCCCGACCCACCCCGCCCGCTGCTTGAGGAAGCACCGAACACGGACCTCAAGCCCCCTCCTATACTCCTACCCCAATGACATAGTGTTTGATTTTGAGCCCGAGCCTGTTTTCCGAG GCTCCACCACGGGGCTGTCAGCCACACCACCTGCCTCTTTACCCGGCTCTCTGACCAACGTCAAGGTCCCACAGAAGTCACCATGCCAAACCAGGGAGCGCAAGTCGTCTTCCTCATCTGAGGATCGCAATAAGATG AAAACCCTGGGGAGAAGGGACTCCAGCGATGACTGGGAAATCCCAGAGGGTCAGATCACTCTGGGTCAGAGGATAGGCTCTGGGTCCTTTGGAACTGTCTTCAAGGGAAAGTGGCATG GCGATGTGGCAGTGAAGATGCTGAACGTCACTGCTCCCACGCCACAACAGCTTCAGGCCTTCAAGAATGAAGTGGGAGTCCTCAG GAAAACGCGTCATGTAAACATCCTGCTGTTCATGGGCTACACCACCAAGCCTCAGCTGGCCATAGTGACCCAGTGGTGCGAAGGCTCCAGTCTGTATCACCACCTACACATCATCGAAACCAAGTTTGAGATGATCAAGCTGATCGACATTGCCCGTCAGACTGCTCAGGGCATGGA ttacCTGCATGCCAAATCAATCATCCACAGAGATCTGAAGAGCAACA ATATTTTCCTCCATGAGGATCTGACAGTGAAGATCGGTGACTTTGGCCTGGCTACAGTCAAGTCCCGCTGGAGTGGCTCCCACCAGTTTGAGCAGCTGTCTGGCTCTATACTGTGGATG GCTCCAGAGGTGATCCGGCTGCAGGACAAGAATCCCTACAGCTTCCAGTCAGACGTCTACGCCTTTGGCATCGTGCTGTACGAGCTCATGTCAGGAGCACTGCCCTACTCCAACATCAACAACAGAGACCAG ATCATATTCATGGTCGGTCGAGGTTACTTGTCTCCTGACCTCAGTAAGGTGCGCAGCAACTGTCCGAAGGCCATGAAGAGACTGATGGCCGACTgcctgaagaagaagagagaggagcgACCTCTCTTCCCTCAG ATCTTGGCGTCCATCGAGCTGTTGGCTCGCTCATTACCCAAAATCCACCGCAGCGCCTCTGAGCCTTCGTTAAACCGAGCCGGCTTTCAGACGGAGGACTTCAGCTTGTACGCCTGCGCCTCACCCAAAACCCCCATCCAGGCCGGTGGCTACG GGGAGTTTTCGGCATTTAAGTAA